One Drechmeria coniospora strain ARSEF 6962 chromosome 01, whole genome shotgun sequence genomic region harbors:
- a CDS encoding small nuclear ribonucleoprotein Sm D2, which produces MEDPKIKELLTKSRADLTYDSRPPLSAPLSAPLCDEAESRAGQRANESTLSSEYEIAQLEEYEFSAGPLSLLQTAVRNRVQVLISIRNNRKLLARVKAFDRHCNMILENVKEMWTETSKTDGGKTKSINKDRFISKMFLRGDSVILVLLS; this is translated from the exons ATGGAGGACCCCAAGATCAA GGAGCTCCTCACCAAGTCGCGCGCCGATCTCACGTACGATTCAAGGCCTCCCCTCTCCGCCCCCCTCTCCGCCCCCCTCTGCGACGAAGCAGAATCGCGTGCAGGCCAACGAGCTAACGAGAGCACTCTCTCCAGCGAGTACGAAATTGCCCAACTCGAAGAGTACGAGTTCTCAGCCGGCCCCCTGTCCCTCCTGCAGACGGCCGTTCGCAACCGGGTTCAGGTGCTCATCTCGATCCGCAACAACCGCAAGCTTCTCGCGCGCGTCAAGGCCTTTGACCGCCATTGCAACATGATTCTCGAAAACGTCAAGGAGATGTGGACGGAAACGAGCAAGACGGATGGTGGCAAGACCAAGTCGATCAACAAGGACAGATTCATCAGCAAAAT GTTCCTGCGGGGCGATAGCGTTATTTTGGTGCTTCTGAGCTAA
- a CDS encoding 3-hydroxyisobutyryl-CoA hydrolase: MSFRTLAARAAGSVANAAGSCTVRGRSTAQPAMALGIRALSSEASTIGELPGDEPDDVVFESRYGLRTVMLNRPKKLNSLNGSMIRKIVPRLIEWEKSDMANVVVMKGAGEKALCAGGDVAALATYNQDGADGWRKSAEYFGLEYKLDHYIATYQKPYIAFMDGITMGGGVGLSIHAPFRIATERTVFAMPETTIGFFPDVGASFFLPRMNGSVGTYLALTSERLTGPNVFYAGVATHYLHSTSLPDLEARLAELRFRDHDTLATRLEVINDTLEEFCTGLPFNQPMQLSGEVRMAIDRCFGKNNVKDIVAALEQERGETEEWARRQIETLHKRSPTAVHVALRQMRVGRKWDIAEAFEKEHQMASKFMQHHDFTEGVTALLVRKEKPQWQPESLEAIPDSDNPAKPFFEFEKKKGSLELLSDRTYAEYPFAALGVPSEKEIRTIIKDNSLTAEELSGMVVASRKGRQGVSDVVKEIMARKTTVDAEGKVKWVTDDSVASSRL, encoded by the exons ATGTCCTTCCGAACGCTCGCCGCCCGAGCTGCTGGTTCGGTCGCCAATGCTGCAGGCAGCTGCACTGTTCGAGGTCGAAGCACGGCACAACCCGCAATGGCACTGGGTATCCGGGCG CTCTCGAGCGAGGCCAGCACCATCGGAGAGCTTCCCGGCGACGAACCCGACGATGTCGTCTTCGAGAGCAGATACGGCCTGCGGACGGTCATGCTCAACCGTCCGAAGAAGCTCAACTCTCTCAACGGCTCCATGATTCGCAAAATCGTGCCCCGGCTCATCGAGTGGGAGAAGTCGGACATGGCTAACGTGGTGGTGATGAAGGGCGCTGGCGAAAAGGCCCTCTGCGCCGGCGGAGACGTCGCCGCACTGGCCACCTACAaccaggacggcgccgatggtTGGAGAAAGTCGGCCGAGTACTTTGGCCTCGAATACAAGCTCGACCACTACATTGCGACGTATCAAAAGCCCTACATCGCCTTCATGGATGGCATCaccatgggcggcggcgttggcctGAGCATCCACGCCCCGTTCCGAATTGCCACGGAACGGACGGTGTTTGCCATGCCCGAGACGACGATCGGGTTCTTCCCGGATGTCGGAGCCTCCTTCTTCCTGCCCCGGATGAACGGGTCCGTCGGCACCTACCTGGCCCTGACGAGCGAGAGGTTGACGGGCCCAAACGTCTTctacgccggcgtcgccactCACTACCTCCACTCGACGAGCCTGCCAGACCTCGAGGCCCGGTTGGCCGAGCTCCGGTTCCGCGACCATGACACGCTCGCGACGAGATTGGAGGTGATCAACGACACGCTCGAGGAGTTCTGCACGGGCCTACCCTTCAACCAGCCGATGCAGCTGAGCGGCGAGGTCCGGATGGCCATCGACCGCTGCTTCGGCAAGAACAACGTCAAAGACATcgttgccgccctcgagcagGAGCGCGGCGAGACGGAAGAGTGGGCGCGAAGGCAGATCGAGACGCTGCACAAGCGGTCCCCCACGGCCGTCCACGTCGCGCTGCGGCAGATGCGCGTCGGCCGCAAGTGGGACATTGCCGAGGCGTTCGAAAAGGAGCACCAGATGGCGTCCAAGTTCATGCAGCACCACGACTTCACCGAGGGCGTCACGGCGCTGCTCGTCCGCAAGGAGAAGCCCCAGTGGCAGCCCGAGTCTCTCGAGGCCATCCCCGACAGCGACAATCCGGCCAAGCCGTTCTTCGAGTTtgagaagaagaaggggTCGCTCGAACTCCTCAGCGACCGCACCTACGCCGAATACCCCTTTGCCGCGCTCGGCGTGCCGTCGGAGAAAGAGATTAGGACCATTATCAAAGACAATTCCTTgaccgccgaggagctgtcCGGGATGGTCGTGGCCTCACGCAAGGGACGACAAGGCGTCTCGGATGTGGTGAAGGAGATcatggcgaggaagacgacggtagacgccgagggcaaggTGAAGTGGGTCACCGACGACAGTGTTGCATCGAGTCGGCTGTAG